A part of Streptomyces sp. DSM 40750 genomic DNA contains:
- the era gene encoding GTPase Era encodes MGAMSVRTQSSEQPAEAAHRAGFACFVGRPNAGKSTLTNALVGQKVAITANQPQTTRHTVRGIVHRPDAQLILVDTPGLHKPRTLLGERLNDIVRTTWAEVDVIGFCLPANEKLGPGDRFIAKELASIKKTPKIAIVTKTDLVESKQLAEQLIAIDQLGKELGFEWAEIVPVSAVADKQVDLLADLLVPLLPEGPALYPEGDLTDEPEQVMIAELIREAALEGVRDELPHSIAVVVEEMLPREDRPADRPLLDIHAFVYIERPSQKGIIIGPKGKRLKEVGIKSRKQIEALLGTPVFLDLHVKVAKDWQRDPRQLRKLGF; translated from the coding sequence ATGGGCGCCATGAGCGTTCGTACCCAGTCATCCGAGCAGCCGGCCGAGGCCGCCCACCGCGCCGGCTTCGCCTGCTTCGTGGGCCGCCCCAACGCGGGCAAGTCCACCCTCACGAATGCTCTGGTCGGCCAGAAGGTGGCGATCACCGCGAACCAGCCGCAGACGACGCGGCACACGGTGCGGGGCATCGTGCACCGCCCGGACGCCCAGCTGATCCTGGTCGACACCCCGGGCCTCCACAAGCCGCGCACGCTGCTCGGCGAGCGCCTGAACGACATCGTCCGCACGACCTGGGCCGAGGTCGACGTGATCGGCTTCTGTCTCCCGGCGAACGAGAAGCTCGGCCCCGGTGACCGCTTCATCGCGAAGGAACTGGCGTCCATCAAGAAGACGCCGAAGATCGCGATCGTCACCAAGACCGACCTCGTCGAGAGCAAGCAGCTCGCCGAGCAGCTGATCGCCATCGACCAGCTCGGCAAGGAGCTGGGCTTCGAGTGGGCCGAGATCGTGCCCGTCTCGGCGGTCGCCGACAAGCAGGTGGACCTGCTGGCCGACCTGCTGGTTCCCCTCCTCCCGGAGGGCCCGGCGCTCTACCCCGAGGGCGACCTCACCGATGAGCCCGAGCAGGTCATGATCGCCGAGCTGATCCGCGAGGCCGCGCTGGAGGGCGTCCGCGACGAGCTCCCGCACTCCATCGCCGTCGTCGTCGAGGAGATGCTCCCCCGCGAGGACCGCCCCGCCGACAGGCCCCTCCTCGACATCCACGCCTTCGTCTACATCGAGCGCCCCAGCCAGAAGGGCATCATCATCGGCCCCAAGGGCAAGCGCCTGAAGGAGGTCGGCATCAAGTCCCGCAAGCAGATCGAGGCACTGCTGGGCACGCCGGTCTTCCTCGACCTCCACGTGAAGGTGGCGAAGGACTGGCAGCGGGACCCGCGACAGCTGCGGAAGCTGGGTTTCTGA
- a CDS encoding cytidine deaminase: MTDSSALAPEDRKIVTLARSARARNGVPEGAAVRDETGRTYVAGTVALESLKLSALRTAVAMAVASGAKSLEAAAVVTDSETVSDEDRAAVRDLGGPETPVLVAGPDGAVRVTVTAG; the protein is encoded by the coding sequence ATGACCGACAGCAGCGCGCTCGCCCCCGAGGACCGCAAGATCGTCACCCTGGCCCGTTCCGCGCGGGCCCGCAACGGTGTGCCCGAGGGCGCGGCCGTACGCGACGAGACGGGCCGTACGTATGTGGCCGGGACCGTGGCCCTTGAGTCCCTGAAGCTGAGCGCGCTCCGGACGGCTGTCGCCATGGCGGTGGCCTCCGGCGCCAAGTCCCTGGAGGCGGCGGCCGTGGTGACCGACTCGGAGACCGTCTCGGACGAGGACCGGGCCGCCGTCCGGGACCTCGGCGGCCCGGAGACGCCGGTGCTGGTGGCGGGGCCGGACGGGGCGGTGCGGGTGACGGTGACGGCGGGCTGA
- a CDS encoding oxidoreductase: protein MLTYDELTGPERELWDAFPEGRWVDLRTGVAEEDRVDGGGGWGPERTVRASVVAALLLGTNTGQPGVVGSLTLVGARISGRLDLAGARIEHPLWLEECWFEESVNLFGAETRTVAIVGSRVPGLEAGSTRIEGRLDLIRSTVEANSDSVFNREVTALSLTHARVSGGIILNRARLSAPDGWALSAGGLVTEGSVICRNGFVAHGEVRLLGAQLLGGLFMQGARLEGAGSRGVALALDNAVVQTADFSDGFTANGTVHLRGTQITGNLTFDGAVLNGTPDGPALVAMRMQAVDFDLNLPRPPSGAVDLRGAQVSYLHENEHSWPETVELDGFVYGSIKTSGPDGERREAVGDRAAVARRMEWIARSPGYSPQPYEQLASWYRKAGHDDDARRVLLARQRHRRRTLSPAARVWGHLLDATVGYGYRPWLAGVWLLALTLLGTAAFGAGAPTPVKRGEGTPFQPFVYTLDLLIPIGGLGQRTAWYWTDNTLQWLAYALIALGWILTTAVIAGVTRTLQKN, encoded by the coding sequence GTGCTCACTTACGACGAGTTGACGGGGCCGGAGCGTGAGCTGTGGGACGCGTTTCCGGAGGGGCGGTGGGTGGATCTCCGGACGGGGGTGGCGGAGGAGGACCGGGTCGACGGGGGTGGGGGGTGGGGGCCGGAGCGTACGGTGCGGGCGTCGGTGGTCGCGGCGCTGCTGCTCGGCACCAACACCGGGCAGCCTGGCGTGGTCGGTTCACTGACCCTCGTCGGCGCACGGATCTCCGGCCGCCTTGACCTGGCCGGCGCGCGGATCGAGCACCCCCTCTGGCTGGAGGAGTGCTGGTTCGAGGAGAGTGTGAACCTCTTCGGGGCCGAGACCCGGACGGTCGCGATCGTGGGCAGCCGGGTGCCTGGTCTCGAAGCCGGGTCGACCCGTATCGAGGGACGCCTTGACCTGATCCGTTCGACGGTGGAGGCGAATTCCGACTCGGTCTTCAACCGCGAGGTCACCGCCCTGTCCCTCACCCATGCCCGGGTGAGCGGCGGCATCATTCTCAACCGGGCCCGGCTGAGCGCGCCCGACGGGTGGGCGCTGTCGGCCGGCGGCCTGGTCACCGAAGGATCCGTCATCTGCCGGAACGGATTCGTCGCGCACGGCGAAGTACGGCTGCTGGGCGCACAGTTGTTGGGTGGACTCTTCATGCAGGGCGCGCGGCTGGAAGGTGCCGGCTCTCGCGGAGTCGCCCTCGCCCTGGACAACGCCGTGGTCCAGACGGCCGACTTCTCCGACGGATTCACCGCGAACGGCACCGTCCACCTGCGCGGCACCCAGATCACGGGCAACCTGACCTTCGACGGAGCGGTCCTGAACGGGACCCCCGACGGCCCGGCCCTGGTCGCCATGCGCATGCAGGCCGTGGACTTCGACCTCAATCTCCCCCGGCCCCCATCCGGCGCCGTGGATCTACGGGGCGCGCAGGTGTCGTACCTCCACGAGAACGAACACAGCTGGCCGGAGACCGTGGAGCTGGACGGCTTCGTCTACGGCTCCATCAAGACGTCGGGGCCGGACGGAGAGCGACGGGAGGCGGTGGGCGACCGGGCGGCCGTGGCCCGCCGCATGGAGTGGATAGCGCGCAGCCCAGGCTACAGCCCCCAGCCGTACGAGCAGTTGGCGAGCTGGTACCGCAAGGCCGGCCACGACGACGACGCCCGCCGGGTCCTCCTCGCCCGGCAACGCCACCGGCGCCGCACTCTCTCCCCCGCAGCCCGCGTCTGGGGCCACCTCCTCGACGCGACCGTCGGCTACGGCTACCGCCCCTGGCTGGCCGGCGTCTGGCTCCTCGCCCTGACCCTGTTGGGCACGGCGGCCTTCGGCGCCGGCGCCCCCACCCCGGTGAAACGGGGCGAGGGCACCCCCTTCCAGCCGTTCGTCTACACCCTCGACCTGCTCATCCCCATCGGCGGCCTGGGCCAACGCACCGCCTGGTACTGGACGGACAACACCCTCCAGTGGCTGGCCTACGCCCTGATCGCCCTCGGCTGGATCCTGACGACAGCCGTCATCGCGGGGGTGACCCGCACACTGCAGAAGAACTGA
- a CDS encoding protein-arginine deiminase domain-containing protein → MLAVSGTLLATPSLAAPVAFAAGPPPTDLRVDTNRDGRVDVTGATDTAGENGWTVARGALMLPNIDDDSRRCPATGPKGKPLTDARLAACNDASDAKVNGTADAADLARVRSVPMRSVPAGAQGSVKVTAGAKQARVFVKRGKKWEPVTAKTRLSRAELRTGVEFGVEARDVIRDTAKWDGLARIRLTVKSSKGTSADSVTLRVAPLLTHHHLQNAQQLLVTKISGTDDYAKLNRTFREGLDKEARAAGITRPTVNFTKYQDVWAQDFVEPAYVSMTGADGRRQSMRVMLRSAQLDREAGRELFEKMRGRDIGVVQVTGARQSEEWTLNSMGNLETIPPYAQGGRSFPAGRIIMGHRPDTGSKPAKVMRTFLKSQGLQDPLFLDTSWLHVGHVDEFVQFLPADTPRGWKIAIADPEAGLNLLRDAKNAGHGSTKVFSVPAGADAVPTETIDKALASKTLVSDNNLATRRIEANLAILKRETGVTDAEVVRVPALFTQGTEMVGETGKDEATRLPRLTRLGAGTELPDAAREYGQQRRLDGAAGDDGSSVASPAAPAPSVMTSAYIPGAVNGIVLSRTHYLAPRQWGPVVGGKDIFTEAVTAAYTGAGMKVSYIDDWSTYHLGMGEIHCGTNTLRNTSAAWWTR, encoded by the coding sequence GTGCTCGCCGTGTCCGGCACCCTGCTCGCGACGCCCTCGCTGGCCGCGCCCGTCGCGTTCGCGGCCGGGCCGCCGCCGACCGATCTGCGGGTGGACACGAACCGGGACGGGCGGGTCGACGTGACCGGGGCCACCGACACGGCCGGTGAGAACGGCTGGACCGTCGCCCGGGGCGCGCTGATGCTGCCCAACATCGACGACGACAGCCGCCGTTGCCCGGCCACCGGCCCGAAGGGCAAGCCCCTCACCGACGCCCGGCTGGCTGCCTGCAACGACGCCTCCGACGCCAAGGTGAACGGCACCGCCGACGCCGCCGACCTGGCCCGGGTGCGGTCCGTTCCGATGCGGAGCGTGCCGGCCGGGGCACAGGGCAGTGTGAAGGTCACGGCGGGTGCCAAGCAGGCCCGGGTGTTCGTCAAGCGGGGCAAGAAGTGGGAGCCCGTCACGGCCAAGACCCGGCTGTCACGGGCCGAGTTGCGTACGGGCGTGGAGTTCGGTGTCGAGGCCCGGGACGTGATCCGGGACACCGCCAAGTGGGACGGGCTCGCCCGGATCCGGCTGACCGTGAAGTCCTCCAAGGGCACCTCCGCCGACTCGGTCACCCTGCGCGTCGCCCCGCTCCTCACCCACCATCATCTGCAGAACGCCCAGCAGTTGCTGGTCACCAAGATCTCCGGCACCGACGACTACGCGAAGCTCAACCGCACGTTCCGCGAGGGCCTGGACAAGGAGGCGCGGGCCGCGGGTATCACCCGGCCCACGGTGAACTTCACCAAGTACCAGGACGTCTGGGCGCAGGACTTCGTCGAGCCCGCGTACGTCAGCATGACCGGCGCGGACGGCCGCCGGCAGTCCATGCGGGTGATGCTGCGCTCCGCCCAGCTGGACCGGGAGGCGGGCCGGGAGCTGTTCGAGAAGATGCGCGGCCGGGACATCGGCGTCGTGCAGGTGACGGGTGCCCGCCAGTCGGAGGAGTGGACGCTCAACTCCATGGGCAACCTGGAGACCATTCCGCCGTACGCGCAGGGCGGCCGCTCGTTCCCGGCGGGCCGCATCATCATGGGTCACCGCCCGGACACCGGGTCCAAGCCGGCGAAGGTGATGCGGACGTTCCTGAAGTCCCAGGGCCTCCAGGACCCCCTGTTCCTCGACACCTCCTGGCTGCACGTCGGGCACGTCGACGAGTTCGTGCAGTTCCTGCCCGCCGACACCCCGCGCGGCTGGAAGATCGCGATCGCCGACCCCGAGGCGGGCCTGAACCTCCTGCGGGACGCCAAGAACGCCGGTCACGGCTCGACGAAGGTGTTCTCCGTGCCGGCCGGCGCAGACGCCGTCCCCACGGAGACCATCGACAAGGCCCTCGCCTCCAAGACCCTGGTCTCCGACAACAACCTCGCCACCCGCCGTATCGAGGCCAACCTCGCCATCCTCAAGCGCGAGACGGGTGTCACGGACGCCGAGGTCGTCCGGGTGCCGGCACTGTTCACCCAGGGCACGGAGATGGTCGGCGAGACCGGCAAGGACGAGGCGACCCGGCTGCCCCGGCTGACCCGCCTCGGCGCGGGCACCGAACTGCCGGACGCGGCACGGGAATACGGCCAGCAGCGGCGGCTCGACGGAGCGGCGGGCGACGACGGCTCATCGGTCGCTTCCCCGGCCGCCCCCGCCCCCTCCGTCATGACCAGCGCCTACATACCCGGCGCCGTCAACGGCATCGTCCTCAGCCGCACCCACTACCTCGCACCGCGCCAGTGGGGCCCCGTCGTCGGCGGCAAGGACATCTTCACCGAGGCCGTGACGGCCGCGTACACCGGCGCCGGCATGAAGGTGTCGTACATCGACGACTGGTCGACGTACCACCTCGGCATGGGCGAGATCCACTGCGGCACCAACACGCTGCGGAACACGTCGGCTGCCTGGTGGACGCGCTAG
- a CDS encoding protealysin inhibitor emfourin translates to MRIEVRRTGGFAGIERHAVVNTAGRPDAPDWHTLAERALAAGRGTPPLGVPDGFAYEITVDGRTVYCADPRLSEEQRELIRRVLKEGA, encoded by the coding sequence ATGCGTATTGAAGTGCGGCGCACGGGCGGTTTCGCGGGCATCGAACGGCACGCGGTGGTGAACACCGCCGGGCGGCCCGATGCCCCCGACTGGCACACCCTGGCCGAGCGGGCCCTCGCCGCCGGCCGGGGCACCCCGCCCCTCGGCGTACCGGACGGCTTCGCGTACGAGATCACGGTGGACGGCAGGACCGTGTACTGCGCGGATCCCCGACTGTCGGAGGAGCAGCGGGAGCTGATCAGGAGGGTGCTCAAGGAGGGGGCGTGA
- a CDS encoding GH1 family beta-glucosidase — MATNPIPQFPAGFLWGVSTSAHQIEGAVDEREPSVWDAFSAEADRIKDGSTAAVACDHFHRYPQDVALLRDLGVGAYRFSISWPRVNAPGGLDFYDRLVDELIGAGVRPVPTLFHWDLPSSLEEAGGWLNRDTAERFAEYAAVMAARLGDRVTKWITINEPAEHTLLGHALGTHAPGKQLMFDALPAAHHQLLGHGLAVRALRAAGVTDIGIANSHGPTWAASEEQADVEAAGFYDLLLNRLFAEPVLLGEYPEGIGELMPGTDIESDLKVISEPLDWYGVNYYAPTRVGAPEGADIEFGGVTIPAELPFTVKEIEGVPTTDFGWPVVPEGLTELLTGFHERYGDRLPPVVITENGCSYEGVDDQQRIAYLDGHVRALHRASEAGVDIRGYFVWSLLDNFEWAEGYARRFGLVHVDYETLKRTPKASYGWYQELLRAQSGG; from the coding sequence ATGGCGACCAACCCGATACCCCAGTTCCCGGCCGGCTTCCTGTGGGGCGTCTCGACCTCCGCCCATCAGATCGAGGGGGCCGTGGACGAGCGCGAGCCCAGCGTGTGGGATGCCTTCTCGGCCGAGGCGGACCGCATCAAGGACGGCTCGACGGCGGCGGTGGCCTGCGACCACTTCCACCGCTATCCGCAGGACGTGGCCCTGCTGCGTGACCTGGGCGTGGGCGCGTACCGCTTCTCGATCTCCTGGCCCCGGGTGAACGCCCCCGGCGGGCTCGACTTCTACGACCGCCTGGTGGACGAGCTGATCGGGGCGGGCGTACGGCCGGTGCCGACCCTCTTCCACTGGGATCTGCCGTCGTCGCTGGAGGAGGCGGGCGGCTGGCTCAACCGGGACACCGCCGAGCGGTTCGCCGAGTACGCCGCCGTCATGGCCGCCCGGCTCGGTGACCGGGTCACCAAGTGGATCACCATCAACGAGCCCGCCGAACACACCCTGTTGGGCCATGCCCTCGGCACCCACGCCCCCGGCAAGCAGCTCATGTTCGACGCGCTCCCGGCCGCCCACCACCAGCTGTTGGGCCACGGCCTAGCCGTACGGGCCCTGCGCGCGGCCGGAGTCACGGACATCGGCATCGCCAACTCGCACGGCCCCACATGGGCCGCGTCGGAGGAACAGGCGGACGTGGAGGCGGCCGGCTTCTACGACCTGCTCCTGAACCGCCTGTTCGCGGAGCCGGTCCTGCTGGGCGAATACCCGGAGGGGATCGGCGAGTTGATGCCGGGCACCGACATCGAGTCCGACCTGAAGGTCATTTCCGAGCCCCTCGACTGGTACGGCGTCAACTACTACGCGCCGACCCGCGTGGGCGCCCCCGAGGGCGCCGACATCGAGTTCGGCGGAGTCACCATCCCCGCCGAACTCCCCTTCACCGTCAAGGAGATCGAGGGCGTCCCCACGACCGACTTCGGCTGGCCCGTCGTCCCCGAGGGCCTGACCGAGCTGCTCACCGGCTTCCACGAGCGCTACGGCGACCGCCTGCCGCCCGTCGTCATCACCGAGAACGGCTGCTCCTACGAGGGCGTCGACGACCAGCAGCGCATCGCCTATCTGGACGGCCACGTCCGGGCCCTGCACCGGGCCTCGGAGGCGGGCGTCGACATACGCGGCTACTTCGTCTGGTCCCTCCTCGACAACTTCGAGTGGGCGGAGGGGTATGCACGGCGCTTCGGGCTGGTCCATGTGGACTACGAGACGTTGAAGCGGACCCCGAAGGCGTCGTACGGGTGGTACCAGGAGCTGCTGCGGGCGCAGAGCGGGGGGTGA
- a CDS encoding MmcQ/YjbR family DNA-binding protein → MTPQELRAFCLSFNEAVEDFPFRPEISVFKVRGKMFALSWTEDRPLKVNLKCDPEDAVRLRTEHPGLITPGYHMNKRHWNTVTLDGDLPDRLVKELIEDSYDLVVAGLPRAERLRLDRP, encoded by the coding sequence GTGACACCCCAGGAGTTGCGCGCCTTCTGCCTGTCCTTCAACGAGGCCGTCGAGGACTTCCCCTTCCGCCCCGAGATCTCCGTCTTCAAGGTCCGGGGCAAGATGTTCGCCCTGAGCTGGACGGAAGATCGCCCCCTGAAGGTCAACCTCAAGTGCGACCCCGAGGACGCGGTCCGCCTGCGCACCGAGCACCCCGGCCTCATCACCCCCGGCTATCACATGAACAAGCGCCACTGGAACACGGTGACCCTCGACGGTGACCTCCCGGACCGTCTGGTCAAGGAGCTGATCGAGGACTCGTACGACCTGGTGGTGGCGGGTCTGCCACGCGCGGAGCGGCTCCGCCTCGACCGGCCGTGA
- the leuA gene encoding 2-isopropylmalate synthase: protein MANRQQPSSMPIHKYGSYEQVDIPDRTWPNNRVTVAPRWLSTDLRDGNQALIDPMSPERKRRMFDQLVKMGYKEIEVGFPASGQTDFDFVRSIVEEPGAIPDDVTISVLTQAREDLIERTVESLKGAKRATVHLYNATAPVFRRVVFRGSKDDIKQIAVDGTRLVMEYAEKLLGPETEFGYQYSPEIFTDTELDFALEVCEAVMDVYQPGPGREIILNLPATVERSTPSTHADRFEWMSRNLSRREHVCISVHPHNDRGTAVAAAELALMAGADRVEGCLFGQGERTGNVDLVTLGMNLFSQGVDPQIDFSDIDEIRRTWEHCNQMEVHPRHPYVGDLVYTSFSGSHQDAIKKGFDAMEASAKEQGKTVDDIEWAVPYLPIDPKDVGRSYEAVIRVNSQSGKGGIAYVLKNDHKLDLPRRMQIEFSKLIQAKTDAEGGEVTGGDIWAVFQDEYLPNPENPWGRVQVRNNQSTTDKDGVDTLTVEAEVDGVETTLVGTGNGPISAFFHALQGIGIDARLLDYQEHTMSEGASAQAASYIEVAIEDKVLWGIGIDANTTRASLKAVVSAVNRAAR from the coding sequence ATGGCGAACCGCCAGCAGCCCAGTTCCATGCCGATCCACAAGTACGGCTCGTACGAGCAGGTCGACATCCCCGACCGCACCTGGCCGAACAACCGGGTCACCGTCGCCCCCCGCTGGCTCTCCACCGACCTGCGCGACGGCAACCAGGCCCTGATCGACCCGATGTCGCCCGAGCGCAAGCGCCGGATGTTCGACCAGCTGGTCAAGATGGGCTACAAGGAGATCGAGGTCGGCTTCCCGGCGTCGGGACAGACGGACTTCGACTTCGTACGGTCGATCGTCGAGGAGCCGGGGGCCATCCCCGACGACGTCACCATCTCCGTACTGACCCAGGCCCGCGAGGACCTGATCGAGCGGACCGTGGAGTCGCTGAAGGGCGCCAAGCGGGCCACCGTCCACCTGTACAACGCCACGGCTCCCGTCTTCCGCCGCGTGGTCTTCCGCGGCTCCAAGGACGACATCAAGCAGATCGCCGTCGACGGCACGCGCCTGGTGATGGAGTACGCGGAGAAGCTGCTGGGCCCGGAGACCGAGTTCGGGTACCAGTACAGCCCCGAGATCTTCACCGACACCGAGCTGGACTTCGCGCTGGAGGTCTGCGAGGCGGTGATGGACGTCTACCAGCCCGGTCCGGGCCGCGAGATCATCCTCAACCTGCCCGCAACGGTGGAGCGTTCGACCCCGTCGACGCACGCGGACCGGTTCGAGTGGATGAGCCGCAACCTCTCCCGCCGTGAGCACGTCTGCATCTCCGTCCACCCGCACAACGACCGCGGTACGGCCGTCGCCGCCGCCGAGCTGGCGCTGATGGCCGGCGCCGACCGCGTCGAGGGCTGTCTGTTCGGGCAGGGCGAGCGCACCGGCAACGTCGACCTGGTCACCCTGGGCATGAACCTGTTCTCCCAGGGCGTCGACCCGCAGATCGACTTCTCCGACATCGACGAGATCCGTCGTACGTGGGAGCACTGCAACCAGATGGAGGTCCACCCGCGCCACCCGTACGTGGGCGACCTGGTCTACACGTCCTTCTCCGGCTCCCACCAGGACGCCATCAAGAAGGGCTTCGACGCCATGGAGGCGTCCGCGAAGGAGCAGGGCAAGACGGTCGACGACATCGAGTGGGCCGTCCCGTACCTGCCGATCGACCCGAAGGACGTCGGCCGCTCCTACGAGGCCGTCATCCGGGTCAACTCGCAGTCCGGCAAGGGCGGTATCGCGTACGTCCTGAAGAACGACCACAAGCTGGACCTGCCGCGCCGGATGCAGATCGAGTTCTCGAAGCTGATCCAGGCGAAGACGGACGCCGAGGGCGGCGAGGTCACCGGCGGCGACATCTGGGCGGTCTTCCAGGACGAGTACCTGCCGAACCCCGAGAACCCGTGGGGCCGTGTCCAGGTCCGCAACAACCAGTCGACCACCGACAAGGACGGCGTGGACACGCTGACCGTGGAGGCCGAGGTCGACGGCGTGGAGACCACCCTGGTCGGCACCGGCAACGGCCCGATCTCGGCGTTCTTCCACGCGCTGCAGGGCATCGGTATTGACGCCCGCCTCCTGGACTACCAGGAGCACACGATGAGCGAGGGTGCCTCCGCGCAGGCCGCCTCCTACATCGAGGTCGCCATCGAGGACAAGGTCCT
- a CDS encoding M4 family metallopeptidase produces MTTNGGHEPVFCTVVPPHVLDKLSQAEDPALANAARKTLERDAFERTHRRLTTVIGAPAIAVPAGAEAGKPHRTIHDARHGTDLPGRKVRGEGDEPGKDATVNRAYAGLGATFELFLKAYARDSIDGDGLPLDATVHYERDYNNAFWNGEQMVFGDGDGEIFLDFTIPIDVIGHELSHGVTQYTANLTYFGQPGALNESMSDVFGALIKQYTLGQTAAEADWLIGAGLLAPRVTGTALRSMKAPGTAYDDDVLGKDPQPATMDDYVRTGRDNGGVHINSGIPNHAFYLAATTLGGHAWERAGQIWYDVLTGGELKPQALFVDFATLTVKAAKDRYGQGDELTAVLKAWEQVGVRTL; encoded by the coding sequence ATGACCACCAACGGGGGCCACGAGCCCGTCTTCTGCACCGTCGTACCACCGCACGTCCTCGACAAGCTCTCCCAGGCCGAGGACCCGGCACTCGCGAACGCCGCGCGCAAGACACTGGAGCGCGACGCCTTCGAGCGCACCCACCGCCGGTTGACCACGGTCATCGGCGCCCCGGCCATCGCCGTGCCCGCCGGCGCCGAGGCGGGCAAACCGCACCGCACGATCCACGACGCCCGCCACGGCACGGACCTGCCCGGCCGGAAGGTGCGCGGCGAGGGAGACGAGCCCGGCAAGGACGCCACGGTCAACCGCGCGTACGCGGGCCTCGGCGCGACCTTCGAGCTGTTCCTCAAGGCGTACGCGCGCGACTCGATCGACGGCGACGGGCTGCCGCTGGACGCGACCGTGCACTACGAGCGCGACTACAACAACGCCTTCTGGAACGGCGAGCAGATGGTGTTCGGCGACGGCGACGGCGAGATCTTCCTCGACTTCACCATCCCGATCGACGTCATCGGCCACGAGCTGAGCCACGGCGTCACCCAGTACACGGCCAACCTGACGTACTTCGGCCAGCCGGGTGCGCTCAACGAGTCCATGTCGGACGTCTTCGGCGCGCTGATCAAGCAGTACACGCTCGGCCAGACCGCCGCCGAGGCCGACTGGCTGATCGGCGCCGGCCTGCTCGCCCCGCGCGTCACGGGCACCGCCCTGCGCTCGATGAAGGCCCCGGGCACGGCGTACGACGACGACGTCCTCGGCAAGGACCCGCAGCCGGCGACCATGGACGACTACGTCCGCACGGGCCGCGACAACGGCGGCGTCCACATCAACTCCGGCATCCCCAACCACGCGTTCTACCTGGCGGCCACGACCCTCGGCGGCCACGCCTGGGAGCGGGCGGGCCAGATCTGGTACGACGTCCTCACCGGCGGCGAGCTGAAGCCACAGGCCCTCTTCGTCGACTTCGCCACGCTCACGGTGAAGGCCGCGAAGGACCGGTACGGCCAGGGCGACGAGCTGACGGCGGTGCTGAAGGCATGGGAGCAGGTGGGCGTGCGGACGCTGTAG
- a CDS encoding P-II family nitrogen regulator produces MKLITAIVKPYRLDTVKTALQELGVHGLTVTEASGYGRQRGHTEVYRGAEYQVDLVPKIRVEIVVEDADSEAVIETIVKAARTGKIGDGKVWALPVETVVRVRTGERGPDAL; encoded by the coding sequence ATGAAGCTCATCACCGCGATCGTCAAGCCGTACCGCCTAGACACGGTCAAGACCGCCCTGCAGGAGCTGGGCGTGCACGGTCTGACCGTCACCGAGGCCAGCGGCTACGGCCGGCAGCGCGGCCACACCGAGGTGTACCGCGGCGCCGAGTACCAGGTCGACCTCGTCCCCAAGATCCGGGTCGAGATCGTCGTCGAGGACGCCGACTCCGAGGCCGTCATCGAGACGATCGTCAAGGCCGCCCGGACCGGGAAGATCGGTGACGGCAAGGTCTGGGCGCTGCCGGTGGAGACGGTCGTACGGGTGCGGACGGGCGAGCGGGGTCCCGACGCGCTCTGA